tggttaatatagcaccacattgtcaaatcatgaactaattaggcttaatagattcgtctcgcgaattacactccatttatgcaattagttttgtaattagcctatatttaatacttctaattagcattaaacattcgatgtgacaggtgttaaattttaacaccctattgccaaacagccccttagtactccctccgtcctaaattactactcgttttgacttttctagatgcatagactTCTAGATATATGTTATgtttagatacgtagcaaaaagtAGATATACGTAGCAAAAGGGAACAGGACTGCTCATCGCTGCTGTAATCACGAGATATATGTTGGtgtttgggacggagggagtaaaatggaGAAATGGAACAAGGACAAAGGAGACACCGGGTAGAATAATGAGAGGCGGAGAGGAAACATGTGGGGAGGCCTGGAGGGGGAGCGGAACAAGCACGAGAGCGCGCTATGCCATGTGAGAGAACAGCACAGCTGCTGCACAGGGTGACCGCCACTTGGTTCCATGTTCCACGTCGGGGCGGCCATGGCGACTCAATTATTGGTCCTCATTGGCCACGTTGGCAGTGCCCTACACCCTCATGGCCATATTCGATCCACATGGCGAAACTGTCGCCTCTTGTATTGCCAGGCACCCGCCACTTGCATTTGCATTGCCTGCTACTGCTAGGGTACGTCCTGCAAGTCGATCCACATTCCATAGTGAGTGGTGCTTGTTTTCGTTTCAGCAATTGCGGTGGAGATCAGAATGATGAGCCTCGCATGGATGATGCATTTGCTGCTTTGGCATGCTTTTGTGCAGCCGCCTTATCATAGGAATCAGTCCCTTGTCACAGCTAATAGCTGTTGCAgtcaggaaaagaaaagggaaggcGAGAACAAGAGGGCAAGGGAACAAACATTAAAGGAGGTTTGCCCAGTTCATGAGGTAAAgaagcgcgcgcgcgcgcgcacaagAAAGAAGAAACCAGCTGCTTTCTTCCGCCAATGCTATAGACTCACCCAACAACCTTTTATCGCCAGGCATTTAAGGATGCTTCATGCTCCTACGCACCTCGTGTGGTCATCACACATCTCATCTGCAACTGCAACTCACCAGCAAATGCTCTTGTCAAAAACAGCAATTGCGCGCACTTTCCTAACCACATCTCCTATCCCTCAAAAGGCGACAATATCATGGCGCAGTACAAAGTGTAACCGACACTTTGCTTTCTCTGTCCTCCCGCAACAATTGCCAGCCATTGATATCTGCTGCTGCCAAACACACATCATTTTCCGACAATCCCCACATTATATGAGATGGCTGTACAATAGTCTCTTTAGTAGGATATCACAGATAGTACTAGCTCAACACTGTGCTCCCAATGCATTGAGTTAATTGGCAATGACAAAGGCTTCAAGAAACACTGGCTAACATGTTCCAAACTGGCAAAAACTAAACTAGATAATTATCGTAACAGTTTACACGACTTATTGTATGACTGAAAAGATGAGGATCCAATGCTCACATGATAACTAAATATATAGGTCATCCATTACCAAATAGTAGCATACCTCCATCACTTCATGAGAAATTATTGGGTTCCGGATATAAAAGGTAGTTCCACACAAAAATAAATATATGCAAACTGGTCAGATCTACGACGAAACAGTTGGTTCTGACTGTAGATGCGGCGCAAAGTGTTTCAGTGCTTCCTCATATACAGGTTTTTTGAAATCAACTGCCTGCTCAAATGGAAATATATCAGATACTTCGGAAGGGAttgaatgagaaaaaaaaagaggtccAGGTAAACAGCCCACCTTTTCAATAACTTCCTGGGGCATCATCCATGTCCATTCACCAAACTCTGGCTTCTCAGATCCATCACCATTGAGGTTGATCTCATCATCATTTCCAGTAAATCTAAACAAAAACCTGCATTATTGCATCACATGTCCACAAGTCACATGCCAGAACAGCTCCTAGGAACCAGGCAATAGTTAAATTACTTTGACTTAGTGTTCTGTTCAGTGTCGTTACACAGGTGATAACATATGAACAAAATACAGAATGACAGAAACAAGGATCTAGTGCAGCCCATCTCCAAGTCTTGGGCCCAAACTTATCATTCAATCACACTATCTGCTAGTCCTGAGCCCAAAGAGAGAAGGAcagaggtgaggtgaggtgataGTGTAAGTGGGCTTCACCAGATCAGTGGGCAAGCAGCTATAGTGATGTCTCTCTACTGAAACCCAACCGAGACTTTTTCTTAGACCATCTCATTTAAGATCGAACAAGACCCAAATGTAAAAGCTCAGAAAACCATTCCACACCAAGTTCCAGACTATCAGCTGTGAAATTTACACCAGTGATGTTAGCCAATGGTAAATACAACTGTCTAGTATCTACAACAAAGCTATAAAAACCCTGATATTGTATCAGAGGATACCAACATAACAGCAGTTTGGACAGTTACTTTCCGAGAAATAGAAAGGAAAAATACAGTCAGTCCAACACAACAACAAAGAGGTGCTTCATAAGTCATGAAAGGTTGTTTTTTGACTTCCAATAGCACAACAGTAGAAATGCAGAATATGGGTCCCATACATCCAGTAAACATCGAAATTGTATAAACAACCATTGCTGACAAGAGATTAGAATATACCTATATAAGATAAAGAAATcagcaaaaaaataaaacaagggATGCAACAGGATTGTTTTGGATCGGAACAAATGTGACCCGTGGTACAAGGATGGGAGTCGTATCAAGCCTACCTGTTTATCAATCAAATTTTTTAAGAACCTTAGAATAGTCACCTAATTCTATATAAAAAATCTAGTTATTTGATATCTGGAGTTCTGTACCCACTACATGTTGGCCCAAGCTCTGCCACTGCTACCCAATTCCGCTATATAAGAAGGTTTGTATTGAACTTCTGTGACTGCATCTCATGGGAGAACTGTTCAATGGCACCACAGTAAGGGACACTTAGATGGTTTTATTTGACTGCACTTGCTAACACGAAAAATGCAGAAACGAATACAGGTCCATTCCGGCACATGGTTCATTAACAGATGCTGATTGAAATGTATCTAAGCATCAATCTCAGTGTACAATTTTTTGAATGTAAGATGAGTTCTAAGAAACTGGGTTGTAACAAGTGTGCTACAATCTACATACAACCACAATACACAGAATATTCCTTACCAATTCTAATATTCCTACACAATGTGCTTCACATATCATGGCATATTTCACGTGGACTAGCTAACAGCATTAACCAGTGTCCTAAAAAAGCACTAGACGCCAGAAGCGCAGTGGGGTGCTGCTCAGGTGCAATAGTCATATCGGTGTCAAGCATCTAGGCATCCACCTTTTAAAACAGTGACATTATCTGGCCTTTGAGAATCAGCATATATAACACTGCATTTCTACGGCAGGGAGACAAATTAGCCCTGTGGTAAAGTATTTTGCCTGCTCATTTCTATGCTATGTGATACCTTGGAGACTTTCACTTTGATCCGTTCAGAATGTTAAAAGAAACTTACTATCAGGATCGTACAttcatatattttcatagcaatTAGCTATACTAGTCTTCCATCTAGGTTTGTTTTTGCAGTTTGAAAGTTGAGGCAGAGAAAAGGGATGGAATAAACTGCATAGAATTTTCAGGTGAGGAAATTCAGCAAGCTTACCATTTCTGAGCCTGGCCTTTCCAATTTGTTCCCCACCTAGCATTCAGTTTTGCTCTCACATCCGGTGGGAAATCATATGTCAACCAGTTAGGAGCCTACAAAGATGCATGCAAGCACTCAGCTATCACTTACTAAAAAAGCAAAACTATATTAATCAGCAGgctattaagggggtgtttggatacccctgctaaactttagcacctgtcacatcggatcgggtgtttggataccctgctaaactttagcacctgtcacattggatgtttggatactaattaggagtattaaatatagtctaattacaaaactaattgcacagatggagtctaattcgcaagacgaatctattaagcctaattagtccatgatttgacaatgtggtgctacaataaccatttgctaatgatggattcattagccttaatagattcgtctcgcgaattagactccatctgtgcaattagttttgtaattagctcatgtttagtcctcctaattagcatccgaacattcgatgtgaccctgctaaagtttagcacctcgcaTCCAAATCAAAAGGGTGCGAGGGTAATGAGATGAAAAGGTGAACTGACCTCAGCCACGATCTCTGCGGATGTGACGCCAGTCTCTTCTCTCAACTCCCTAACAGCAGCTGCTCTTGGTTCTTCCCCTGCATCTATACCGCCCTGTGAGCAGATTAGTACTCCATGGTTTGCGTTTAGGAACTGTACGCTTAGGGTATGTAAAATTAGATGTCAATAACTAGAGCAGCTCTCAGAAATCACCTGGGGCATCTGCCACGCGCTAGGAATGTCGATCCTAGAAGCCGAGAAAATCTGGAGACAAAGAGGGACTGGACCATCAGAAAAAGGGACCATCAGATCCTAGGATCGGGCTCTAGTGGGGGTGCGAGCTTGCCTTGGTGAGGGAGGGGTTGGCGAGGCAGATGCCGACGTTGGTGCGGTAGCCCTCCGGCGGCGCGTCCATGGATGCAACGGTGACGAGCGGCGACGCGGAGGTCGAgcaggagcgcgaggaggaggaggagagtgGCGGCCTGGTTCGTCGCGGGAGGCGGAGCGCGGACGCGGCGGGGCGGCTGTGGTGGACGATGGGGTTTGCAAGCAGGCAGCAGCGTGCAGATGCGGCGGCCACCATCGCAGAGAAAGCGAATCCAACCAAATCGATGCTCTCTGGCTGGGGAGGGGATGGATTGATGAAGGCGGGCCCGAACGGTCAGCCCTCCAATTCGGCCTGTTAGATAGACTTGGACCGAGCAGCAAGCAGGTCGTTTCGGCCCGTGGGCTTATTATGGGAGTTAGCCGGACCTTCTTCTTCGTCTGTTCCGCGAATCCACGAAGAGAGCGTTTGGTGGACGGACTGTATGACTAGTCTTTACACGCAAGACTTGAATATACTCGGTAGACAGTGAGCCTGTTGTTCGATCGGCCATCCTCGAGTGAAAACCATTTGGACAGTGTGGTTCGAGCAAACTTCATTCAAATTGTGTTGACTAAGGGCGTGCTTGGTTCCGGCGCCTCGCTTTGCCTCGCCTCATCGGTGCGAGCAACGAGGACCTTGCTGGAGCAGGCGAGCAGCCAATTCTTGCCTGCACAAGCTCCAAAGCGCTCGGGAGAGAAAACCAAGCATCCTGGCTTGCTCGCTAACCTCGCCTAGCAAGGCAACACAGGACCAAGCAAAAGAACCAAGCACGCCCAAAGTTTCGTGCAACGCTTACAACATAGGGAACTAACATAAGAAGTCCTACTTGCTAGGACGGCCCATTATTTAGTTGAAAGAAAACACTGGACAGTCTGGAAAGCTAGCCCAGCCCAGAATTAAATTGCTCCACCGAAACTCATCTCCCCCCCTGCCTAACATCctctttctcaaaaaaaaaaagcatcctTCCCTCTAAAACAACAGGCATGCCTTTGAATAGTCATTGATTAATGTAAAGTAGTCCTCGTCCTCTCTAAATAAACAGACATGGAAAAGAAGGATCCTCtttatttttgagaaaaaaaatgccATCAAGCTATGCCTTTCTTCACGTAGGCATTTGTTTACCGCTATGAATTAAGTTCGGTGCGTTTGGGAGGCAGTACATTAATGTAATTAACACCAGTCTGCAATACGGTCTCTTTCAACGAGATGGACTGTTTGAGCAAGTATTAATCTGCCCGCTACAGGCTCTATTGGAACCAGGTGCTCAAGTTTAGCCTCCTCGAAtggagtgttaaagtttagcaccttagTTTGCAAAAGACATATTTACCCCTCCATTCAACTGCACTAttctctctccttccctccaattctctttctcctcctctcaTGTTCTTGCCACACAAATCTCCAGAGCCAGAACATGGGGGCCGCCACCCACTGCCACCTTCCCCGCCGCGTCTGGCCTGCGTGGACCGCCGCTCCCTGGCTGCCGGACTGCCGGCCTTTGCCTCCGCTCACTATCGAGGCTGGAGCTCCTCGTCGCGGTGCCTAGTGCGGATCAAGCCCGAGATCTCAACCAAAACCAACACGGTGGGGCACTTGTTGGAGACGGACCCCGTGACCTCCCGCCAACCCCTCCCCGAAGGCGCACGAGCAGCGGGAGTAGGAGACCCTCGCCTCCGCCACGCTCGCCCTCCTGCTCCTTCACACCGCCTTCACCCGCCGCGCGCCTCCTTCTGCCTACTCGGATCCCTGCCGCCGCCCTACTTCCACGACCTCCTCGCGCGGCTCGGCCCCGCTGTCGGCTCCCTCTTCTCCGCCAACGGAGCCGCCGTGGGGGATGCCGGAgagcgcgaggcggcggcgcgggagtggggacagagggagggagggatggagggGTGGGGATTTGCGGCTGggtgcggaggcggcggggccgagcggaggcagcggggccggtggagggagGGGCCGGTGGAGGGAGGCGGGGAtgtggcggggaggagagagagggagtgtgGGGAGGGGGGCAATCAGCGAAAAAATGGAACCGGGGACCATTTTTAATCCTTTTGGCACAGTTTAGTATTCCTTGgaggggttaaagtttagcacccacCTTTAGCACACCTGTGTAGCAATACAAGTGCTAAAATGGGGTTAAAAGAGAGGCCTCCATAGACGTCTCGTGGAGCTAAGCACGATTTTGgcagctctgctgctgctggtgctagGAAAGCGAGTGCAGTTGCAAGCGCCCGGGTCACTGCCCAAACAAACAAAGCGATTGGGGTGGACGCGCTTATCACACCAAATCCATGGCTGCCAGAAAGCAAACGGTAAACAAGCGAGCGGGCGGGCCACCCCCAACCTCTCTGGTTGGCGCCCACGTGTCGGCAGCCAGGTCCGCCGTGCCGGCCGCGTGACGCGGGCGAGGACGGGTTCACAGAAGCCCGCATGAAAAATCTCCAGCCCTCTCTTCCGGTTCCGGCACGCGCTGCGGCCTGTGCCATCCAGACAGACAACAGGGCCCACTCCAGGCCGCCGCGGTTGCACCCGCGGGCAAGTAAGCGCTGACGTCGCGGCCGCCACCCCAGTCccacgctgctgctgctgctgctgctgctgggcccCGCGCTGCAGGTCTCTGCCTTGGTTGCCAAGGAAAGACACAGGCCGGTTCCCTTCTCTTGCACACCGCCTCTCCCTCACTTTCTCTCTCATCGCCTTATCTCCCCTCTATAAAACCCTCCCTTTCTCCCTTCTCCCCTCTATTCCATTGCAACAACAACCCAGCCAAAGCAGAGTGCCCCCCGACTCGGCTCGATACGATTCGATGCTTGTGGCCTCCGCCCCGCGGACAATCGGCTGCTGAAGTCGACATGGGGGAGCTCGCGGCGTCGTcctcgcccccgcccgccgccgtgctgccgGTCCTCTTCGTCGACGGCGACCGGACCGTCGACCTGGGCACCGTCACCGTGCAGCCGTCGCTCGCCGTCAAGAGGCTGCaggccgtcgtcgccgaccgcgtcggcgtcgcgccCAACCagatctccgcctcgctcgcgcgccctcgccgcgcgcgccgcgtgcCCCTCGAGGAGGGcacggacctcgccgccgccgtcgcgcgaGAGGGCTCCGGATGCTACGTCCTCGCGGGCCTCCGACGCGCCCGCCGCGAGCGCCggggcggccgcgcccgccgggACAAGAAGGCCGCAGCCGCTGCGGCGTCGTCCCCGCCGGAGAAGACCATCCTGAAGCGGCTCCCGCCCACGGATCTGGCGTCCCTGGTGGTCGCGGCCGCGCCCCCCGCGGTGTTCGGCGGCTGGGACTATGAGGCGCAGCTGCGGGAGCTGCAGCGGCAGCGCGACTGGTACCTGATgagcaccgcggcggcggatccgtacctgccgctgccgccggagctggAGGAGCCGCCGCTGTGGTCCCCGCGCCCGCCGTGCCCCGAgtgcgaggcggcggccgcggccatgCGCCCGGCGCCCTTCCACTGGTGCGTGCGCGACGCGGTGGTCACCGCCGGGTTCCGCTCGCACGTGGGGCCGATCGAGCGGCCGGCGAAGAAgtccccctccccgccgcccccgccgccgagcCCCGGCCGCCTGCCGGGGCTCCTCGGCATGCCCGTCTACTAATTCAATTCGCAGCTGGTTGCTCATTCATTCCCCTCTGGAAATTGTAAAGGAATCGAGCTGGAAATTGGGGATTGGAATGGTCGACGAGGTTGCGTGTGGGAATTGTGCAGatcgaggaggatgaggatttttaggaggaggaggtagccTAGTACTACGACTgtagaagaagaggaggaaggcaaGTCAGATGCGGCGGCCAGGGCCACCGGTGGAACGAGTCGTTTGCTGTTTCGTCGTCTGTTCTGTTCTGTTGGGCTTCCAACCAAGCAGAAGCAGACATGGCTGGCCCTTCTTCCGCTGGCAGTAgaaaattgtttttctttttctttttcctttattATAGTTACCCCGTGGGGACGATGGGGTGGTGGTTGCAAGTGAGCAATGTGGCCTGGACGAGTCCGGAGATTGGGCCAATATTTCTGGACTCGTCTTTCGTTTTTCTTCTCTTTACCTTtgggagagaagaagagagagagaagagtgAGGGAGAGCAATTTGTTTCTGGTATATCAAAAGTGGTATATGCAGAATCCAAGCATTGGTCGTGAAAAGCGACGAGTCATGAAAAGTGGTATGTGCATGTGGTGGTAACAGCGATGGATGCACAGTCCGTAATTACGAGATTTTTACCAGCTTGTTTGATTGATCTCGTCACGTCACGCTCACGCCCTGGTGGTGTGTGTACGTGTACACAAAAATCAGCTAGCGCTTGCCGGTGACCTGGGCAGGCAGAAAGGTAGGGAGGGACGGCCAAAGAATCCAAGTAGTACTCCAATGGAGCGGTGACGACATCCATCCAATCCAAATCGGCAATTCCAACCCAAGTCGGCAAGGTCGCCGTCCACGGGTGCACGTAGTACGTACCCACGCTTGATGACGACGTGACGTACCCGCATACGTATAGAGGTCAGGCAAATGCACGGAGGGGAATGGAAAATAAGAACGTTACAAACTCTGCTCCTCCTTTACAAGAAAACTAAGGTTACGGACTCGATACGGTTAACGTGCAGTTTGTACACTAGTGCATGCACCAAAATTTCCGGCTCCCACCACACttgtgttggtacttggtttggAGAAAGACTACGTATTGATTTCCCTTCAATTGGCTGGTAGTATACTTGTTGGATCCAATGGGCATGGGCAGGGGACATCCGATACGGTCCAAAACAATGGGTAGCTGCTGCTTGTTTTTCAGTGGTATACTTTGCGGAGAAAAGGGCACTAGTAGCTAGCTTGTCGCAGGCAGGCATGACCACGTCAGCGCGTGGCATTAGCAACCTGACGACACCATTACCAGCGGAATCCCCGCCGTCTGTCATCACCTGCTCCTCCAACCGTCTCGTCTCCATttcgttttgtttttcttttattgaTTGATTCAACGAATGATGGATGGCTGCCGTGTATTTTTCGTGGTCCTGAATCACACTCCGTGGCAGAGCCGGAGAGCAGACGTTCCACGGACGAAGCTCCCCTTGCTTTTGACTTGTTTTTTGAGCTGCCATTTTGTTTTCTCTACAGCTAAAAAACAAAACCGAGTAAAAAACATCGTACATGTTTGTGCCTTTCAGTCCGTCGGTCCGCCCACCCCTCACCCTTCCGTTTTTTTTCACCCCCAGATCCCTCCCACGTCACGCGTAATATTCCTAAAAATCTAAAATATTAAATTAAGTGAGttttcaaaaatttaaaacctTTATTTGAATTGTATGCTCATTTGAAATTGGAAGTCAAATTCTCTTCTTATCTAGAATTCCCTAATAAATTAACATTAAGATTAATTTCAAAACTTGTGTGCTAGTTTGATTTGGCTCCTTTTGAATTTTATTTGGCTTTCAAAGTTGAGCGTAAAAACCAAACCTAAAACTAACTTAACATCTAACCAAACTAAGCCGGCCCGCAACCAACCAGCATGGCCCACCAACCTACCTCTCCCGCCAGCAGCCCAGCTAGCTAGCCCATCGAATCGGTCCAGCCAGCCCAACCAGCCCGCCAGGCCACCgcaccctctctccctctcctttccCTCACCACCAAGTGGGGCTCGCCTGTCAGTCGGCCCTATTGCCCCTTCTTCCACCTCGCG
This sequence is a window from Setaria italica strain Yugu1 chromosome III, Setaria_italica_v2.0, whole genome shotgun sequence. Protein-coding genes within it:
- the LOC101774159 gene encoding nudix hydrolase 26, chloroplastic codes for the protein MVAAASARCCLLANPIVHHSRPAASALRLPRRTRPPLSSSSSRSCSTSASPLVTVASMDAPPEGYRTNVGICLANPSLTKIFSASRIDIPSAWQMPQGGIDAGEEPRAAAVRELREETGVTSAEIVAEAPNWLTYDFPPDVRAKLNARWGTNWKGQAQKWFLFRFTGNDDEINLNGDGSEKPEFGEWTWMMPQEVIEKAVDFKKPVYEEALKHFAPHLQSEPTVSS
- the LOC101774562 gene encoding uncharacterized protein LOC101774562 is translated as MGELAASSSPPPAAVLPVLFVDGDRTVDLGTVTVQPSLAVKRLQAVVADRVGVAPNQISASLARPRRARRVPLEEGTDLAAAVAREGSGCYVLAGLRRARRERRGGRARRDKKAAAAAASSPPEKTILKRLPPTDLASLVVAAAPPAVFGGWDYEAQLRELQRQRDWYLMSTAAADPYLPLPPELEEPPLWSPRPPCPECEAAAAAMRPAPFHWCVRDAVVTAGFRSHVGPIERPAKKSPSPPPPPPSPGRLPGLLGMPVY